A window of Tursiops truncatus isolate mTurTru1 chromosome 8, mTurTru1.mat.Y, whole genome shotgun sequence contains these coding sequences:
- the TAGLN gene encoding transgelin, which produces MANKGPSYGMSREVQSKIEKKYDEEIEERLVEWIIAQCGPDVGRPDRGRVGFQVWLKNGVILSKLVNSLYPDGSKPVKVPENPPSMVFKQMEQVAQFLKAAEDYGVTKTDMFQTVDLFEGKDLAAVQRTLMALGSLAVTKNDGHYRGDPNWFMKKAQEHKREFTESQLQEGKHVIGLQMGSNRGASQAGMTGYGRPRQIIS; this is translated from the exons ATGGCCAACAAGGGTCCTTCCTACGGCATGAGCCGTGAAGTGCAATCCAAAATCGAGAAGAAGTACGACGAGGAGATAGAGGAGCGGCTGGTGGAGTGGATCATAGCGCAGTGCGGCCCCGACGTGGGGCGCCCAGACCGTGGGCGTGTGGGCTTCCAGGTCTGGCTGAAGAATGGCGTG ATTCTGAGCAAGCTGGTCAACAGCCTGTATCCGGATGGCTCCAAGCCGGTGAAGGTGCCTGAGAACCCGCCGTCCATGGTCTTCAAGCAGATGGAGCAGGTGGCTCAGTTCCTGAAGGCAGCTGAGGACTATGGTGTCACCAAGACTGACATGTTCCAGACTGTTGACCTCTTTGAAG GCAAAGACCTGGCAGCGGTGCAGAGGACCCTGATGGCCCTGGGCAGCTTGGCAGTGACCAAGAACGATGGACACTACCGTGGAGATCCCAACTGGTTTATGAA GAAAGCCCAGGAGCATAAGAGGGAATTCACAGAGAGCCAACTGCAGGAGGGAAAGCATGTCATCGGCCTACAGATGGGCAGCAACAGAGGGGCCTCCCAGGCTGGCATGACAGGCTACGGCCGACCTCGGCAGATCATCAGTTAG
- the SIDT2 gene encoding SID1 transmembrane family member 2 isoform X1 — MFALGLPFLALLVASVESHLGVLGPKNVSQKDAEFERTYVDEVNSELVNIYTFNHTVTRNRTEGVRVSVNVLNKQKGAPLLFVVRQKEAVVSFQVPLILRGMFQRKYLYQKVERTLCQPPTKNESEVQFFYVDVSTLSPVNTTYQLRVSRMDDFVLRTGEQFSFNTTAAQPQYFKYEFPEGVDSVIVKVTSNKAFPCSVISIQDVLCPVYDLDNNVAFIGMYQTMTKKAAITVQRKDFPSNSFYVVVVVKTEDQACGGSLPFYPFVEDEPVDQGHRQKTLSVLVSRAVTSEAYVGGMLFCLGIFLSFYLLTVLLACWENWRQRKKSLLVAVDRACPESGHPRVLADSFPGSSPYEGYNYGSFENGSGSTGSTDGLVGSAGPGDLSYNYQDHSLDPVGTRPRLDSMSSVEEDDYDTLADIDSDKNVIRTKQYLCVADLARKDKRVLRKKYQIYFWNIATIAVFYALPVVQLVITYQTVVNVTGNQDICYYNFLCAHPLGNLSAFNNILSNLGYILLGLLFLLVILQREINHNRALLRNDLYALECGIPKHFGLFYAMGTALMMEGLLSACYHVCPNYTNFQFDTSFMYMIAGLCMLKLYQKRHPDINASAYSAYACLAIVIFFSVLGVVFGKGNTAFWVIFSVIHIIATLLLSTQLYYMGRWKLDSGICRRILHVLYTDCIRQCSGPLYVDRMVLLVMGNIINWSLAAYGLIMRPNDFASYLLAIGICNLLLYFAFYIIMKLRSGERIKLIPLLCIICTSVVWGFALFFFFQGLSTWQKTPAESREHNRDCILLDFFDDHDIWHFLSSIAMFGSFLVLLTLDDDLDTVQRDKIYVF; from the exons ATGTTCGCTCTGGGCTTGCCCTTCTTGGCACTCTTGGTGGCCTCGGTCGAGAGCCATCTGGGGGTTCTGGGGCCTAAGAACGTCTCGCAGAAAGACGCCGAGTTTGAGCGCACCTACGTGGATGAAGTCAACAGCGAGCTGGTCAACATCTACACCTTCAACCATACTGTGACCCGCAACCGG ACAGAGGGCGTGAGAGTGTCCGTGAATGTCCTGAACAAGCAGAAGGGGGCTCCTTTGCTGTTTGTGGTCCGCCAGAAGGAGGCGGTGGTGTCCTTCCAGGTGCCCCTGATCCTGCGAGGGAT GTTTCAGCGCAAGTACCTCTaccaaaaggtggaaagaacGCTGTGTCAGCCCCCCACCAAGAATGAGTCCGAGGTCCAGTTCTTCTACGTGGATGTGTCCACCCTGTCACCAGTCAACACCACGTACCAGCTCCGCGTCAGCCGAATGGATGACTTCGTGCTCAG GACCGGAGAGCAGTTCAGCTTTAATACCACGGCAGCGCAGCCCCAG TACTTCAAGTATGAGTTCCCGGAAGGAGTGGACTCAGTCATTGTCAAGGTGACCTCCAACAAGGCCTTCCCCTGCTCAGTCATCTCCATCCAGGATGTCCTG TGCCCTGTCTATGACCTAGACAACAACGTAGCCTTCATTGGCATGTACCAGACTATGACCAAGAAGGCAGCCATCACTGTGCAG CGCAAAGACTTCCCCAGCAACAGCTTTTACGTGGTAGTGGTGGTGAAAACTGAAGACCAAGCCTGTGGAGGCTCCCTGCCTTTCTACCCCTTTGTAGAAG ATGAACCGGTCGATCAGGGGCACCGCCAGAAAACCCTGTCAGTGTTGGTCTCTCGAGCAGTCACGT CCGAGGCCTATGTTGGCGGTATGCTCTTTTGCCTGGGCATATTTCTCTCCTTCTACCTGCTTACCGTGCTCCTGGCCTGCTGGGAGAACTGGAG gcagaggaagaagagccTTCTGGTGGCCGTGGACCGAGCCTGCCCAGAAAGCG GTCACCCTCGGGTCCTGGCCGATTCCTTCCCTGGCAGCTCCCCGTACGAGGGCTACAACTACGGCTCCTTTG AGAATGGTTCCGGCTCCACTGGATCCACCGATGGTCTGGTTGGCAGCGCGGGCCCTGGGGACCTCTCCTACAATTACCAGG ACCATTCCCTTGATCCTGTGGGCACCCGGCCACGACTGGACTCCATGAGCTCCGTGGAGGAGGACGACTATGACACATTGGCCGACATCGATTCAGACAAGAATGTCATTCGCACCAAG CAATACCTCTGCGTGGCTGACCTGGCACGCAAGGACAAACGCGTCCTGCGGAAAAAGTACCAGATCTACTTCTG GAACATTGCCACCATTGCTGTCTTCTATGCACTTCCTGTGGTGCAGCTGGTGATCACCTACCAGACG GTGGTGAATGTCACAGGGAACCAGGACATCTGCTACTACAACTTCCTCTGCGCCCACCCTCTAGGCAACCTCAG CGCTTTCAACAACATCCTCAGCAACCTGGGGTACATCCTGCTGGGGCTGCTCTTCCTGCTGGTCATCCTGCAGCGCGAGATCAACCACAACCGGGCGCTGCTGCGCAACGACCTCTACGCCCTG GAATGTGGGATCCCCAAGCACTTTGGCCTCTTCTATGCCATGGGCACGGCCCTGATGATGGAGGGGCTCCTTAGCGCTTGCTATCACGTCTGCCCCAACTATACCAATTTCCAGTTTG ACACGTCATTCATGTACATGATCGCGGGGCTCTGCATGCTGAAGCTGTACCAGAAGCGGCACCCAGACATCAACGCCAGTGCCTACAGCGCCTATGCCTGCTTGGCCAtcgtcattttcttctctgtgctgGGCGTG GTCTTCGGCAAAGGGAACACAGCATTCTGGGTCATCTTCTCGGTCATTCACATCATTGCCACCCTGCTCCTCAGCACACAGCTCTATTACATGGGCCGCTGGAAGCTGG ACTCGGGGATCTGCCGTCGCATTCTCCACGTGCTCTACACGGACTGCATCCGGCAGTGCAGCGGGCCCCTCTACGTG GACCGCATGGTGCTGCTGGTTATGGGCAACATTATCAACTGGTCACT gGCTGCCTATGGGCTCATCATGCGTCCCAATGATTTTGCCTCCTACCTGTTGGCCATCGGCATCTGCAACCTGCTTCTTTACTTTGCCTTCTACATCATTATGAAG CTCCGGAGCGGGGAGAGGATCAAGCTCATTCCCCTGCTCTGCATCATCTGCACCTCGGTGGTCTGGGGCTTTgcactcttcttcttcttccaggGGCTCAGCACCTGGCAG AAAACCCCTGCAGAGTCCCGGGAGCACAACCGGGACTGCATCCTCCTCGACTTCTTTGATGACCACGACATCTGGCACTTCCTCTCCTCCATCGCCATGTTTGGGTCATTCCTG GTGTTGCTGACACTGGACGACGACCTGGACACAGTGCAGCGGGACAAGATCTACGTCTTCTAG
- the SIDT2 gene encoding SID1 transmembrane family member 2 isoform X3, giving the protein MGLSPPSLCPQYFKYEFPEGVDSVIVKVTSNKAFPCSVISIQDVLCPVYDLDNNVAFIGMYQTMTKKAAITVQRKDFPSNSFYVVVVVKTEDQACGGSLPFYPFVEDEPVDQGHRQKTLSVLVSRAVTSEAYVGGMLFCLGIFLSFYLLTVLLACWENWRQRKKSLLVAVDRACPESGHPRVLADSFPGSSPYEGYNYGSFENGSGSTGSTDGLVGSAGPGDLSYNYQDHSLDPVGTRPRLDSMSSVEEDDYDTLADIDSDKNVIRTKQYLCVADLARKDKRVLRKKYQIYFWNIATIAVFYALPVVQLVITYQTVVNVTGNQDICYYNFLCAHPLGNLSAFNNILSNLGYILLGLLFLLVILQREINHNRALLRNDLYALECGIPKHFGLFYAMGTALMMEGLLSACYHVCPNYTNFQFDTSFMYMIAGLCMLKLYQKRHPDINASAYSAYACLAIVIFFSVLGVVFGKGNTAFWVIFSVIHIIATLLLSTQLYYMGRWKLDSGICRRILHVLYTDCIRQCSGPLYVDRMVLLVMGNIINWSLAAYGLIMRPNDFASYLLAIGICNLLLYFAFYIIMKLRSGERIKLIPLLCIICTSVVWGFALFFFFQGLSTWQKTPAESREHNRDCILLDFFDDHDIWHFLSSIAMFGSFLVLLTLDDDLDTVQRDKIYVF; this is encoded by the exons ATGGGGCTCTCCCCGCCCTCCCTATGCCCTCAGTACTTCAAGTATGAGTTCCCGGAAGGAGTGGACTCAGTCATTGTCAAGGTGACCTCCAACAAGGCCTTCCCCTGCTCAGTCATCTCCATCCAGGATGTCCTG TGCCCTGTCTATGACCTAGACAACAACGTAGCCTTCATTGGCATGTACCAGACTATGACCAAGAAGGCAGCCATCACTGTGCAG CGCAAAGACTTCCCCAGCAACAGCTTTTACGTGGTAGTGGTGGTGAAAACTGAAGACCAAGCCTGTGGAGGCTCCCTGCCTTTCTACCCCTTTGTAGAAG ATGAACCGGTCGATCAGGGGCACCGCCAGAAAACCCTGTCAGTGTTGGTCTCTCGAGCAGTCACGT CCGAGGCCTATGTTGGCGGTATGCTCTTTTGCCTGGGCATATTTCTCTCCTTCTACCTGCTTACCGTGCTCCTGGCCTGCTGGGAGAACTGGAG gcagaggaagaagagccTTCTGGTGGCCGTGGACCGAGCCTGCCCAGAAAGCG GTCACCCTCGGGTCCTGGCCGATTCCTTCCCTGGCAGCTCCCCGTACGAGGGCTACAACTACGGCTCCTTTG AGAATGGTTCCGGCTCCACTGGATCCACCGATGGTCTGGTTGGCAGCGCGGGCCCTGGGGACCTCTCCTACAATTACCAGG ACCATTCCCTTGATCCTGTGGGCACCCGGCCACGACTGGACTCCATGAGCTCCGTGGAGGAGGACGACTATGACACATTGGCCGACATCGATTCAGACAAGAATGTCATTCGCACCAAG CAATACCTCTGCGTGGCTGACCTGGCACGCAAGGACAAACGCGTCCTGCGGAAAAAGTACCAGATCTACTTCTG GAACATTGCCACCATTGCTGTCTTCTATGCACTTCCTGTGGTGCAGCTGGTGATCACCTACCAGACG GTGGTGAATGTCACAGGGAACCAGGACATCTGCTACTACAACTTCCTCTGCGCCCACCCTCTAGGCAACCTCAG CGCTTTCAACAACATCCTCAGCAACCTGGGGTACATCCTGCTGGGGCTGCTCTTCCTGCTGGTCATCCTGCAGCGCGAGATCAACCACAACCGGGCGCTGCTGCGCAACGACCTCTACGCCCTG GAATGTGGGATCCCCAAGCACTTTGGCCTCTTCTATGCCATGGGCACGGCCCTGATGATGGAGGGGCTCCTTAGCGCTTGCTATCACGTCTGCCCCAACTATACCAATTTCCAGTTTG ACACGTCATTCATGTACATGATCGCGGGGCTCTGCATGCTGAAGCTGTACCAGAAGCGGCACCCAGACATCAACGCCAGTGCCTACAGCGCCTATGCCTGCTTGGCCAtcgtcattttcttctctgtgctgGGCGTG GTCTTCGGCAAAGGGAACACAGCATTCTGGGTCATCTTCTCGGTCATTCACATCATTGCCACCCTGCTCCTCAGCACACAGCTCTATTACATGGGCCGCTGGAAGCTGG ACTCGGGGATCTGCCGTCGCATTCTCCACGTGCTCTACACGGACTGCATCCGGCAGTGCAGCGGGCCCCTCTACGTG GACCGCATGGTGCTGCTGGTTATGGGCAACATTATCAACTGGTCACT gGCTGCCTATGGGCTCATCATGCGTCCCAATGATTTTGCCTCCTACCTGTTGGCCATCGGCATCTGCAACCTGCTTCTTTACTTTGCCTTCTACATCATTATGAAG CTCCGGAGCGGGGAGAGGATCAAGCTCATTCCCCTGCTCTGCATCATCTGCACCTCGGTGGTCTGGGGCTTTgcactcttcttcttcttccaggGGCTCAGCACCTGGCAG AAAACCCCTGCAGAGTCCCGGGAGCACAACCGGGACTGCATCCTCCTCGACTTCTTTGATGACCACGACATCTGGCACTTCCTCTCCTCCATCGCCATGTTTGGGTCATTCCTG GTGTTGCTGACACTGGACGACGACCTGGACACAGTGCAGCGGGACAAGATCTACGTCTTCTAG
- the SIDT2 gene encoding SID1 transmembrane family member 2 isoform X4, whose amino-acid sequence MNRSIRGTARKPCQCWSLEQSRPRPMLAVCSFAWAYFSPSTCLPCSWPAGRTGGHPRVLADSFPGSSPYEGYNYGSFENGSGSTGSTDGLVGSAGPGDLSYNYQDHSLDPVGTRPRLDSMSSVEEDDYDTLADIDSDKNVIRTKQYLCVADLARKDKRVLRKKYQIYFWNIATIAVFYALPVVQLVITYQTVVNVTGNQDICYYNFLCAHPLGNLSAFNNILSNLGYILLGLLFLLVILQREINHNRALLRNDLYALECGIPKHFGLFYAMGTALMMEGLLSACYHVCPNYTNFQFDTSFMYMIAGLCMLKLYQKRHPDINASAYSAYACLAIVIFFSVLGVVFGKGNTAFWVIFSVIHIIATLLLSTQLYYMGRWKLDSGICRRILHVLYTDCIRQCSGPLYVDRMVLLVMGNIINWSLAAYGLIMRPNDFASYLLAIGICNLLLYFAFYIIMKLRSGERIKLIPLLCIICTSVVWGFALFFFFQGLSTWQKTPAESREHNRDCILLDFFDDHDIWHFLSSIAMFGSFLVLLTLDDDLDTVQRDKIYVF is encoded by the exons ATGAACCGGTCGATCAGGGGCACCGCCAGAAAACCCTGTCAGTGTTGGTCTCTCGAGCAGTCACGT CCGAGGCCTATGTTGGCGGTATGCTCTTTTGCCTGGGCATATTTCTCTCCTTCTACCTGCTTACCGTGCTCCTGGCCTGCTGGGAGAACTGGAG GTCACCCTCGGGTCCTGGCCGATTCCTTCCCTGGCAGCTCCCCGTACGAGGGCTACAACTACGGCTCCTTTG AGAATGGTTCCGGCTCCACTGGATCCACCGATGGTCTGGTTGGCAGCGCGGGCCCTGGGGACCTCTCCTACAATTACCAGG ACCATTCCCTTGATCCTGTGGGCACCCGGCCACGACTGGACTCCATGAGCTCCGTGGAGGAGGACGACTATGACACATTGGCCGACATCGATTCAGACAAGAATGTCATTCGCACCAAG CAATACCTCTGCGTGGCTGACCTGGCACGCAAGGACAAACGCGTCCTGCGGAAAAAGTACCAGATCTACTTCTG GAACATTGCCACCATTGCTGTCTTCTATGCACTTCCTGTGGTGCAGCTGGTGATCACCTACCAGACG GTGGTGAATGTCACAGGGAACCAGGACATCTGCTACTACAACTTCCTCTGCGCCCACCCTCTAGGCAACCTCAG CGCTTTCAACAACATCCTCAGCAACCTGGGGTACATCCTGCTGGGGCTGCTCTTCCTGCTGGTCATCCTGCAGCGCGAGATCAACCACAACCGGGCGCTGCTGCGCAACGACCTCTACGCCCTG GAATGTGGGATCCCCAAGCACTTTGGCCTCTTCTATGCCATGGGCACGGCCCTGATGATGGAGGGGCTCCTTAGCGCTTGCTATCACGTCTGCCCCAACTATACCAATTTCCAGTTTG ACACGTCATTCATGTACATGATCGCGGGGCTCTGCATGCTGAAGCTGTACCAGAAGCGGCACCCAGACATCAACGCCAGTGCCTACAGCGCCTATGCCTGCTTGGCCAtcgtcattttcttctctgtgctgGGCGTG GTCTTCGGCAAAGGGAACACAGCATTCTGGGTCATCTTCTCGGTCATTCACATCATTGCCACCCTGCTCCTCAGCACACAGCTCTATTACATGGGCCGCTGGAAGCTGG ACTCGGGGATCTGCCGTCGCATTCTCCACGTGCTCTACACGGACTGCATCCGGCAGTGCAGCGGGCCCCTCTACGTG GACCGCATGGTGCTGCTGGTTATGGGCAACATTATCAACTGGTCACT gGCTGCCTATGGGCTCATCATGCGTCCCAATGATTTTGCCTCCTACCTGTTGGCCATCGGCATCTGCAACCTGCTTCTTTACTTTGCCTTCTACATCATTATGAAG CTCCGGAGCGGGGAGAGGATCAAGCTCATTCCCCTGCTCTGCATCATCTGCACCTCGGTGGTCTGGGGCTTTgcactcttcttcttcttccaggGGCTCAGCACCTGGCAG AAAACCCCTGCAGAGTCCCGGGAGCACAACCGGGACTGCATCCTCCTCGACTTCTTTGATGACCACGACATCTGGCACTTCCTCTCCTCCATCGCCATGTTTGGGTCATTCCTG GTGTTGCTGACACTGGACGACGACCTGGACACAGTGCAGCGGGACAAGATCTACGTCTTCTAG
- the SIDT2 gene encoding SID1 transmembrane family member 2 isoform X2, translating into MFALGLPFLALLVASVESHLGVLGPKNVSQKDAEFERTYVDEVNSELVNIYTFNHTVTRNRTEGVRVSVNVLNKQKGAPLLFVVRQKEAVVSFQVPLILRGMFQRKYLYQKVERTLCQPPTKNESEVQFFYVDVSTLSPVNTTYQLRVSRMDDFVLRTGEQFSFNTTAAQPQYFKYEFPEGVDSVIVKVTSNKAFPCSVISIQDVLCPVYDLDNNVAFIGMYQTMTKKAAITVQRKDFPSNSFYVVVVVKTEDQACGGSLPFYPFVEDEPVDQGHRQKTLSVLVSRAVTSEAYVGGMLFCLGIFLSFYLLTVLLACWENWRQRKKSLLVAVDRACPESGHPRVLADSFPGSSPYEGYNYGSFENGSGSTGSTDGLVGSAGPGDLSYNYQDHSLDPVGTRPRLDSMSSVEEDDYDTLADIDSDKNVIRTKQYLCVADLARKDKRVLRKKYQIYFWNIATIAVFYALPVVQLVITYQTVVNVTGNQDICYYNFLCAHPLGNLSAFNNILSNLGYILLGLLFLLVILQREINHNRALLRNDLYALECGIPKHFGLFYAMGTALMMEGLLSACYHVCPNYTNFQFGLRQREHSILGHLLGHSHHCHPAPQHTALLHGPLEAGLGDLPSHSPRALHGLHPAVQRAPLRVPLSLLPSRTAWCCWLWATLSTGHWLPMGSSCVPMILPPTCWPSASATCFFTLPSTSL; encoded by the exons ATGTTCGCTCTGGGCTTGCCCTTCTTGGCACTCTTGGTGGCCTCGGTCGAGAGCCATCTGGGGGTTCTGGGGCCTAAGAACGTCTCGCAGAAAGACGCCGAGTTTGAGCGCACCTACGTGGATGAAGTCAACAGCGAGCTGGTCAACATCTACACCTTCAACCATACTGTGACCCGCAACCGG ACAGAGGGCGTGAGAGTGTCCGTGAATGTCCTGAACAAGCAGAAGGGGGCTCCTTTGCTGTTTGTGGTCCGCCAGAAGGAGGCGGTGGTGTCCTTCCAGGTGCCCCTGATCCTGCGAGGGAT GTTTCAGCGCAAGTACCTCTaccaaaaggtggaaagaacGCTGTGTCAGCCCCCCACCAAGAATGAGTCCGAGGTCCAGTTCTTCTACGTGGATGTGTCCACCCTGTCACCAGTCAACACCACGTACCAGCTCCGCGTCAGCCGAATGGATGACTTCGTGCTCAG GACCGGAGAGCAGTTCAGCTTTAATACCACGGCAGCGCAGCCCCAG TACTTCAAGTATGAGTTCCCGGAAGGAGTGGACTCAGTCATTGTCAAGGTGACCTCCAACAAGGCCTTCCCCTGCTCAGTCATCTCCATCCAGGATGTCCTG TGCCCTGTCTATGACCTAGACAACAACGTAGCCTTCATTGGCATGTACCAGACTATGACCAAGAAGGCAGCCATCACTGTGCAG CGCAAAGACTTCCCCAGCAACAGCTTTTACGTGGTAGTGGTGGTGAAAACTGAAGACCAAGCCTGTGGAGGCTCCCTGCCTTTCTACCCCTTTGTAGAAG ATGAACCGGTCGATCAGGGGCACCGCCAGAAAACCCTGTCAGTGTTGGTCTCTCGAGCAGTCACGT CCGAGGCCTATGTTGGCGGTATGCTCTTTTGCCTGGGCATATTTCTCTCCTTCTACCTGCTTACCGTGCTCCTGGCCTGCTGGGAGAACTGGAG gcagaggaagaagagccTTCTGGTGGCCGTGGACCGAGCCTGCCCAGAAAGCG GTCACCCTCGGGTCCTGGCCGATTCCTTCCCTGGCAGCTCCCCGTACGAGGGCTACAACTACGGCTCCTTTG AGAATGGTTCCGGCTCCACTGGATCCACCGATGGTCTGGTTGGCAGCGCGGGCCCTGGGGACCTCTCCTACAATTACCAGG ACCATTCCCTTGATCCTGTGGGCACCCGGCCACGACTGGACTCCATGAGCTCCGTGGAGGAGGACGACTATGACACATTGGCCGACATCGATTCAGACAAGAATGTCATTCGCACCAAG CAATACCTCTGCGTGGCTGACCTGGCACGCAAGGACAAACGCGTCCTGCGGAAAAAGTACCAGATCTACTTCTG GAACATTGCCACCATTGCTGTCTTCTATGCACTTCCTGTGGTGCAGCTGGTGATCACCTACCAGACG GTGGTGAATGTCACAGGGAACCAGGACATCTGCTACTACAACTTCCTCTGCGCCCACCCTCTAGGCAACCTCAG CGCTTTCAACAACATCCTCAGCAACCTGGGGTACATCCTGCTGGGGCTGCTCTTCCTGCTGGTCATCCTGCAGCGCGAGATCAACCACAACCGGGCGCTGCTGCGCAACGACCTCTACGCCCTG GAATGTGGGATCCCCAAGCACTTTGGCCTCTTCTATGCCATGGGCACGGCCCTGATGATGGAGGGGCTCCTTAGCGCTTGCTATCACGTCTGCCCCAACTATACCAATTTCCAGTTTG GTCTTCGGCAAAGGGAACACAGCATTCTGGGTCATCTTCTCGGTCATTCACATCATTGCCACCCTGCTCCTCAGCACACAGCTCTATTACATGGGCCGCTGGAAGCTGG ACTCGGGGATCTGCCGTCGCATTCTCCACGTGCTCTACACGGACTGCATCCGGCAGTGCAGCGGGCCCCTCTACGTG tTCCCCTGTCTCTGCTTCCCTCCAGGACCGCATGGTGCTGCTGGTTATGGGCAACATTATCAACTGGTCACT gGCTGCCTATGGGCTCATCATGCGTCCCAATGATTTTGCCTCCTACCTGTTGGCCATCGGCATCTGCAACCTGCTTCTTTACTTTGCCTTCTACATCATTATGA